Genomic DNA from Cloeon dipterum chromosome 3, ieCloDipt1.1, whole genome shotgun sequence:
TATATTGCGTTtcttcaatttgaaatattgaaaagtcTGGTGAAATGGGATATTTAATGAGCTGgttagatatttttatatggtTGACATTTTATTCTAATAAACTAGACAGCTCCCAAGTCGATTTAGAATCTACAGGGTTTCAAGATTTATGCATAATACGTCTTATTCCAATTATCACAATTCACAAACTATACAaatatgttatatttttacagaCAAAAATCTACATTCTTAATTTCAGAATGATAGTCATTTTCACACTGAATATCGTACCaaatgctgaaatttaaaataaaacagttttaagtccttaatattcaaaattgtaacagCAAATGAGAAATCGTAGTGAGAAAGGATTTCCTCTCTCTTTTGAGTTTTTTAGTTGTCACTGTTGTCAGTCATATTTAGCCACTATTCTTGCAACATCAGGCATACGAAAAAAgcgcaattttttatgctggGATTatgtgaattattttaaaataatatatgaaattataacaattattttcactgctaaaaaatttcccaaaaatgaacaagaaaattgtctaaataataattaccgtAAAATTTTGTCACCAAAAGTAGCAAAATTAACTGCTTTAAGCAAAAAACggatcataatttttataatgtttgTTACTTAtctatgataaaaaaatttcttaaaaatgcaattttcttgccaaataAGACgggatttagacggttttaagtTCGGTTCTAATGGCTTTAATTGCACGGTTTGTCCACATTTGATGATTCcgcaacgattggaagctcatcagaaaaaaatatttcaaatgcaaaCACCTAGCACCACTTAAATTAGAATTCACAAACAAAACTTGGCAATTTCTCCTCTCCTTGTTAGGGTAGACAAACGTAAGTAATTGCAGTAAAgtagtatatatatatatatatatatatatatatatatatatatatatatatatatatatatatatatatagcactcaaaaaaatattttagaatttccaatatttcctattcatatattaatttctctaTGTAAtgctatatttaaatttttcaagataacGAAGAAGAAAATTCAGAAGCAAAGGAGCGTGAGCTTGAGGGCGTTCGTGCTGCAGAAGCAGGCAAAATAGATGACGCAGTCGAGATATTCACCTCCGCGATTGAAATTGCACCTGAGCGTGCCTCTGGCTACAATAACCGAGCGCAAGCGTTAAGACTGAAAGGAAAGATTCCAGGTATTTATTCCGCCGCCTCGTTGATGTCATCAACATATATAACAATTAATATGTACTGTCAACAGAAGCGCTTCTCGATTTGAACAAGGCTCTCAGCCTCAGCGGCGGCGTTGGAAAGTCGGCCTGCCAAGCCCTGTGCCAGAGGGCGCAGATTTTCACGAAGGAGGGACATGAGGACTTGGCAAAAAAAGATCTTGAGGCAGCTGCGTCTCAAGGAAATGCGTTCGCGAAGTcacaagtaaaatttatagtGGCAtggttaataaatttaactaattggTCAATTCAGCTGGCTCAATTGAATCCGTATGCTGCTctctgcaataaaatgctgcATGAGGCGTTCACAAAGCTGCAAAAAGGAGAGATGGACTGCCAACCAAAGTTCTAGAGGGTTGATCTGTCTCCTAAGATCAACAAGATACGTAACAAAAACATTCAGAAGAGAAAcaggcaatttaaaaaaaggttttcactattttgaaatataacaataaagataaaatatctATGATCTGAACGACTTCTTTTAGACCCTTGTGAAATTATGTGATGGAAAATTCTACAGAGgttaatgataattttctgAGAAAAGGGGGACTTGTTAAGAGAGACACTGGTGTAAGCTTTGctgtatttaataaaatattttgtcacatACACAAATAATTCCATTAATGTCATTGTGTAGTAATGCTCAAACCCTTTAGAGTGGATTGAAATGCAATAGTACAGAAATTCGCAATAGAAATTATCAGGATTTGgtaacaaatcaaattttaaatgacaatAATTCTAATTACTCTATGTGCAAGTTCTGATCCGACCGCAACAAGTTGAGcaggaagaaataaataattaagtgtGAGAGTTGGTATAGAGAAGAATGTTATGAGTCAATCTCTTCGTGTTCCACCATTTCAAAATCTTTACCAGTCTGAGACTTTTGGCTGCTTTCAGATTCACTTGCGCTGTTCTCAACCTCTCCCTCATTAGCACCAGAGctagaacaatttttatatacgCAATATGAAATATAGCAAGAAATGCATGTCAGCAAGCATCTTTACTAAACTCTTACATCAATTTAACAAGCAGATTGGCGAGTTCTAAAATCTTTGATACGGCTCAAAATGTGAAATGTggctaattaataattattattttctccaaCTTACTTCTCTTCCTCAATCAGCTTTCTGTTTTCGTCATCATCCTCTCCGTCAGAGTCTTTagctttcttcttcttcttctttcccTTATCTGAAGACTTTGCACCTTTGTACTCGTACTGTGAGAAGATAAAGTTAATATTGTACACACGGTGTTAAAAGCCTGAATATCGCACCTGATAAAGTGGCCAGAACGAGGGGAGGAATCCGACATCCTCGGTTAGGTTGGGCAACAGCCACAGGTGGTGCTTTCCTAGTGTCAACACCCAAACTAAGCAGAAAACGACCACTCGTAGGATGGCGAGAGCAATGATGAAGATCAAAAAGCCCGCGGCGGCCACGCTAAGATAATAAACGCCTTTCCTGCAATTCAGATACAcggaaatgacaaaattttagtcaGTCAGGTTTTCATTACCTCACAACTGGCGGCCAGAGCGGGAAGAGACAGATTGCGATTGCTCCGACGACAAGCAGACTGCCAAAAAACCAATAGTAGACTGGAATGGGGTCGTAGATCCACACATATGCGTCCAAGCCgtcaacaaatatttgttcCATGTGCATTTCTAAACGGATTTTCcgctttttcttttccttgtcTTTGCCTTCCTTCTGctttatgatttttgtttttaatttacacaatttgcgaagaaattaaaattaataccttCTCTGCTCCAACAGTTGTCTCTTCTTTGCGCTCGCACTCGGTGTGGCTACTCTCATCATCATCCTTTTTCTTGGAcgtctctttctttttcagcTTTGCCTTCAATTCCTCCTCTGACACAATAACCTTTCTAGCGCGATGAAAGAATTTAAAGACCAGCATCCTGGAATCCGGTtttaagttatatttttaattttaaggaaaacgGAATATCCTCACTCATTGAGGAACTGGGCAGCGTCAAATCTAGTTGCAAACACAGGTTCATTTCCATTCTTTTCAGCAGCAAAATCTGATTCCATCAACGCGTCGATAGCCTTGCTTCCTAAAATTTACGTGTTAGTAATCAGTGTGGTGGTAATtacgaaataattattttgaatggtattataaaatagttaaaaatcgatttttaccTGTAAAGTATTCTACATTGTGACTGAGGAATTTGGTCTTCTTTGTAGGTACATTTTTGCGCAGCCATTTCGCAACTGTGTAGCAAGTTTTTGACGGCTTTTCGATTTTAGGAGGGCTGTCCAATTCCTAAACATACAAAATTTCCCAACACAATTACATAAATACGATTGCAACAAACATGATCTGACAGGATAATCTTTCAAATTCCTGGAAAAAAGTTTGCTCTGAAAATGACGAAATAGACACGATACAAGAAGTTACGATACACGCTCTACGCGCATAGCAGCAAATAAGGATGACCCACGTAAGATACAGCAGTTATGTTTGCAACGAAACTGTCGTGGATTGATGTACCGTTATTAATCGTGCTGGAATCCCCGAACTGCGTTCTTTTTTAGCTTGAATATCAGGAATGTGtgaattgtttaaattcaaacacaataaattaaatcagcatGTCGTATATTAAAAGatacaatttttgtcaatGGGAGTAAAGGGCAATTTAAGACGTAACACTTGACGTTAATTGTCATAACCAGAGGACAATTAAATTGCGGGTCTGTTGTTATGTAAAAGGCTAAAACAGACAGGCCAATCATTTCCAATAAATTGAAGCACAGCAGATAGGTTTGCAGACTGATAAGTTAGCGGAATAGGTACAACTTCAATGAATAATTTCGGAGGAACggcataaaaattgatatttgtcTCACCTCCTTTTTCTTCTTCGTCTTACGTTTCTCTGCCATGTTTACTTCTTTACTTCTACGCCGATTGCCGACCTGTCACATTAAACACACCTCCTTGGGTCGCTGACTCGAAACGGCTGAGCAAGCAAGTAGTTAACAAGTAATAATAGAGGAGCGCACACAAACTCCATTGGCTTCAATATAGCTTCCGCGAAATT
This window encodes:
- the Trp1 gene encoding translocation protein SEC62 isoform X1, which gives rise to MAEKRKTKKKKEELDSPPKIEKPSKTCYTVAKWLRKNVPTKKTKFLSHNVEYFTGSKAIDALMESDFAAEKNGNEPVFATRFDAAQFLNEMLVFKFFHRARKVIVSEEELKAKLKKKETSKKKDDDESSHTECERKEETTVGAEKQKEGKDKEKKKRKIRLEMHMEQIFVDGLDAYVWIYDPIPVYYWFFGSLLVVGAIAICLFPLWPPVVRKGVYYLSVAAAGFLIFIIALAILRVVVFCLVWVLTLGKHHLWLLPNLTEDVGFLPSFWPLYQYEYKGAKSSDKGKKKKKKAKDSDGEDDDENRKLIEEENSGANEGEVENSASESESSQKSQTGKDFEMVEHEEIDS
- the Trp1 gene encoding translocation protein SEC62 isoform X2, which translates into the protein MAEKRKTKKKKEELDSPPKIEKPSKTCYTVAKWLRKNVPTKKTKFLSHNVEYFTGSKAIDALMESDFAAEKNGNEPVFATRFDAAQFLNEMLVFKFFHRARKVIVSEEELKAKLKKKETSKKKDDDESSHTECERKEETTVGAEKKEGKDKEKKKRKIRLEMHMEQIFVDGLDAYVWIYDPIPVYYWFFGSLLVVGAIAICLFPLWPPVVRKGVYYLSVAAAGFLIFIIALAILRVVVFCLVWVLTLGKHHLWLLPNLTEDVGFLPSFWPLYQYEYKGAKSSDKGKKKKKKAKDSDGEDDDENRKLIEEENSGANEGEVENSASESESSQKSQTGKDFEMVEHEEIDS
- the LOC135939109 gene encoding tetratricopeptide repeat protein 36 yields the protein MTSEHDRAVLNSILNPLLPVGEAAFLADEPLQDNEEENSEAKERELEGVRAAEAGKIDDAVEIFTSAIEIAPERASGYNNRAQALRLKGKIPEALLDLNKALSLSGGVGKSACQALCQRAQIFTKEGHEDLAKKDLEAAASQGNAFAKSQLAQLNPYAALCNKMLHEAFTKLQKGEMDCQPKF